From the genome of Impatiens glandulifera chromosome 9, dImpGla2.1, whole genome shotgun sequence, one region includes:
- the LOC124915595 gene encoding U3 snoRNP-associated protein-like YAO produces MKKNASSKKGSRGGKRSSVISQDPFFESEPKRRKKFDEDEDIVSSEDDFEDDGKAFGGEDKAVEEEEEETAAETRKRLAEAYLEKIRAIASREKENDDGMESGDEDEREGERDSLVAKILQQEQLEESGRVRRLIASRVQKPEESDEFRIIVKHRQSVTAVVLSEDDSFGFSASKDGSIVNWDVESGKAVKYLWPSDHVLKAHGLKDPQGKAKKQSKQVMALAISSDGRYLASGGLDRHIHLWDTRTRGHIQAFPGHRGPVSCLAFRYGTSELFSGSFDRTVKIWNVEDRAYINTLFGHQSEVLTIDCLRKERALTVGRDRTMHLFKVPEESRLVFRASTSSLECGSFINNDEFLSGTDDGSIEHWTVMRKKPVHTVKNAHATVKYCSDEGLSNGIKENGSHVPENNCKAADSWISSISVCRGSDIAASGAGNGSVRLWGIENEAKGIRPLFDLPIVGFANSLAFAKSGKFLVAGIGQEPRLGRWGRVPAAQNGVAIHALKLL; encoded by the exons atgaagaagaatgcTTCATCGAAGAAGGGGAGCAGAGGAGGGAAGAGAAGTTCCGTTATCAGCCAAGACCCATTCTTTGAATCTGAACCGAAGCGAAGAAAGAAATTTGATGAGGACGAGGATATAGTTAGTAGCGAAGATGACTTCGAAGACGATGGAAAGGCCTTCGGTGGAGAAGACAAGGCtgtggaggaagaagaagaggagactGCTGCTGAGACGAGGAAGAGATTGGCTGAAGCTTATTTGGAGAAGATAAGGGCCATAGCGAGCAGAGAAAAGGAAAATGACGACGGGATGGAAAGTGGCGACGAGGACGAGCGAGAAGGAGAGAGAGATTCTTTGGTGGCGAAGATACTGCAGCAGGAGCAGCTGGAAGAGAGTGGAAGGGTCCGTAGATTGATTGCTTCGAG GGTTCAGAAGCCAGAGGAGAGTGATGAATTTAGGATCATAGTCAAGCACCGTCAGTCTGTAACTGCTGTAGTACTCTCTGAGGATGATAGTTTTGGGTTTTCAGCTTCCAAGGATGGCTCAATTGTCAATTGGGATGTTGAAAGTGGAAAAGCTGTAAAATATCTATGGCCTTCGGACCATGTTTTAAAGGCACATGGATTGAAAGATCCCCAAGGCAAAGCTAAAAAGCAGAGTAAACAAGTTATGGCATTGGCCATTAGTTCTGATGGACGTTACCTTGCAAGTGGAGGGTTAGATCGCCATATACATTTGTGGGATACTCGAACCCGTGGTCATATTCAG GCTTTTCCTGGCCATAGGGGACCTGTATCATGTTTGGCTTTTAGATATGGCACTTCAGAACTTTTTTCTGGTTCATTTGATCGGACAGTAAAAATTTGGAATGTAGAAGACAGAGCTTACATCAACACATTATTTGGTCATCAAAGTGAAGTGTTAACCATTGATTGCTTGAGAAAAGAGCGCGCTTTAACTGTTGGACGTGATCGAACAATGCATCTTTTCAAG GTTCCAGAAGAGTCACGATTGGTGTTCCGTGCTTCAACATCATCTCTTGAATGCGgctcttttattaataatgatgaATTTTTATCGGGTACTGATGATGGAAGCATTGAGCACTGGACTGTAATGCGTAAGAAGCCTGTACATACTGTCAAAAATGCTCACGCTACTGTGAAGTATTGTAGTGATGAAGGATTATCAAATGGTATTAAAG AAAATGGTTCTCATGTACCTGAAAACAATTGTAAAGCTGCTGATTCTTGGATAAGTTCGATATCGGTATGTAGAGGTAGTGATATTGCAGCATCAGGTGCTGGCAATGGTTCTGTCCGGCTCTGGGGTATTGAAAATGAGGCCAAAGGCATTAGACCATTGTTTGATCTTCCAATT GTGGGGTTTGCAAATTCATTAGCTTTTGCAAAATCAGGGAAGTTTCTGGTTGCAGGAATTGGCCAG GAACCTCGATTAGGAAGATGGGGTCGCGTTCCTGCTGCCCAGAACGGTGTGGCTATTCATGCTTTGAAACTCTTATGA
- the LOC124914500 gene encoding homeobox-leucine zipper protein ATHB-14-like, translated as MALMIHNDDLDKQMDTSKYVRYTPEQVEALERVYTECPKPSSLRRQQLVRECPILSNIEPKQIKVWFQNRRCREKQRKEASRLQTVNRKLSAMNKLLMEENDRLQKQVSHLVYENGYMRQQLHTVPATTTDTSCESAVMSGQPQQQNPTPQHLQKDANNPAGLLAIAEEALAEFLSKATGTAVDWVQMIGMKPGPDSIGIVAVSRNSSGVAARACGLVSLEPTKVAEILKDRLSWYRDCRSVDVLSILPTGNGGTIELVYMQTYAPTTLAAARDYWTLRYTTTLEDGSLVVCERSLTSTTGGPTGPPTTCFVRADMLPSGYLIRPCEGGSSIVHIVDHIDLDAWSVPEVLRPLYESSKILAQKVTMAALRHIRQIAQETSGEIQYGGGRQPAVLRTFSQRLCRGFNDAINGFTDDGWSIMGSDGVEDVTIAINSTPNKSWGSDYNTLSMLPSFGGVLCAKASMLLQNVPPALLIRFLREHRAEWADYGVDAYSAACLKSSPYAVPCARPGGFPSSQVILPLAHTVEHEEFLEVVRLEGHAFSPDEVALSRDMYLLQLCSGVDENAVGACAQLVFAPIDESFADDAMLLPSGFRVIPLDPKSDGTNAATSRTLDLASTLEVGSGMARRASETDPNSYNLRSVLTIAFQFSFENHLRDNVAAMARQYVRTVVGSVQRVAMAIAPSRLSSQIAPPKALPGSPEALTLARWIARSYRVQTGSELLNADPNAGDVILKQLWQHSDAIMCCSVRLNASAVFTFSNQAGLDMLETTLVSLQDIMLDKVLDEAGRKILLSEFSKIMQQGYAYLPAGICVSSMGRPISYDQAIAWKVLNDDDVNHCLAFMFMNWSFV; from the exons ATGGCACTTATGATTCACAACGACGATTTGGACAAGCAAATGGATACGAGTAAATACGTGAGATATACACCTGAACAAGTTGAGGCCTTGGAGAGGGTTTATACTGAATGCCCGAAACCAAGTTCCTTAAGAAGGCAACAACTTGTTAGGGAGTGTCCTATTCTCTCTAATATTGAGCCTAAACAGATCAAAGTTTGGTTTCAGAATCGAAG ATGTCGAGAGAAGCAGAGGAAGGAAGCTTCTCGTCTTCAGACTGTGAATAGGAAGCTGAGTGCCATGAATAAACTTCTAATGGAAGAGAATGACCGTTTGCAGAAGCAGGTCTCTCATCTTGTCTACGAGAATGGCTACATGCGGCAGCAGCTGCACACT GTGCCAGCCACGACGACAGATACCAGCTGTGAATCTGCAGTCATGAGTGGTCAACCCCAACAGCAAAACCCAACACCTCAGCATCTTCAAAAAGATGCTAACAACCCAGCTGG TCTTCTCGCAATAGCTGAGGAGGCCCTGGCAGAGTTCCTTTCAAAGGCTACCGGAACTGCTGTCGACTGGGTGCAGATGATTGGGATGAag CCTGGTCCGGATTCTATTGGCATCGTCGCTGTCTCTCGCAACTCCAGCGGTGTAGCGGCACGAGCCTGCGGTCTAGTGAGCCTTGAGCCCACTAAG GTCGCCGAAATTCTGAAAGATCGTCTCTCTTGGTATCGAGATTGTCGCAGTGTTGATGTATTGAGCATTCTCCCTACTGGAAATGGAGGGACAATAGAACTCGTCTATATGCAG ACTTATGCACCTACAACACTAGCAGCAGCTCGTGACTATTGGACGCTGAGATATACTACTACTTTGGAAGACGGTTCTCTTGTG GTTTGTGAGAGATCTTTAACATCAACAACTGGAGGTCCAACTGGTCCTCCCACAACTTGTTTCGTCCGAGCCGATATGCTTCCAAGTGGTTATCTGATTCGCCCATGTGAAGGCGGTAGTTCCATTGTCCACATTGTTGATCATATTGATTTGGAT GCTTGGAGTGTACCTGAAGTTCTAAGGCCACTGTATGAATCATCCAAAATTCTTGCACAGAAAGTGACAATGGCT GCTTTGCGACACATAAGGCAAATTGCTCAGGAAACTAGCGGGGAAATTCAGTATGGAGGAGGAAGACAACCGGCAGTTTTAAGGACTTTCAGTCAACGTCTTTGCAGGGGCTTTAATGATGCTATTAATGGATTTACAGACGATGGTTGGTCTATAATGGGAAGTGATGGAGTAGAAGATGTTACCATTGCCATAAACTCTACTCCAAACAAATCATGGGGTTCTGATTACAATACTTTATCGATGCTTCCAAGCTTTGGAGGTGTTTTATGTGCGAAAGCATCGATGCTTCTTCAGAATGTTCCTCCGGCCTTGCTTATCCGTTTCTTAAGGGAGCATCGAGCTGAGTGGGCTGATTATGGGGTTGATGCTTATTCGGCTGCTTGTCTTAAATCCAGTCCTTATGCTGTTCCTTGTGCTAGACCTGGTGGCTTTCCTAGTTCTCAGGTTATCTTGCCTCTGGCACACACTGTCGAACATGAAGAG TTTCTGGAGGTTGTTCGGCTTGAAGGACATGCGTTTTCACCCGATGAAGTTGCTTTATCCCGAGATATGTACTTACTACAG TTGTGCAGTGGAGTGGATGAAAATGCGGTTGGTGCATGTGCTCAGCTTGTGTTTGCTCCAATTGACGAATCTTTTGCAGATGATGCCATGTTGCTTCCATCTGGATTTCGTGTTATTCCTTTAGATCCTAAATCA GATGGTACTAATGCTGCAACCAGTCGCACTTTGGATTTGGCGTCTACACTTGAAGTTGGTTCTGGCATGGCACGTCGTGCAAGTGAGACTGATCCAAATAGCTACAATCTTAGATCGGTTCTTACGATTGCATTCcagttttcttttgagaatcATTTAAGGGACAATGTTGCTGCGATGGCTCGTCAATATGTTCGTACTGTTGTGGGATCTGTCCAGAGAGTTGCCATGGCGATTGCCCCATCTCGTTTAAGTTCTCAAATTGCTCCTCCGAAAGCATTGCCCGGTTCTCCCGAAGCTTTGACATTGGCTCGCTGGATTGCTAGAAGTTACAG GGTTCAAACAGGAAGTGAGCTTTTAAATGCTGACCCTAATGCTGGTGATGTTATCTTGAAGCAACTTTGGCAGCATTCTGATGCTATAATGTGTTGCTCTGTGAGGCTAAAC GCTTCGGCGGTGTTTACTTTTTCTAACCAGGCTGGACTGGACATGCTGGAAACTACACTTGTTTCGCTTCAAGATATCATGTTGGATAAGGTTCTTGATGAAGCTGGAAGGAAGATTCTCCTATCTGAATTCTCGAAAATCATGCAACAG ggATATGCTTATCTGCCCGCGGGTATTTGCGTGTCTAGCATGGGCAGGCCGATTTCATACGATCAAGCGATTGCATGGAAGGTTCTCAACGATGATGATGTTAACCACTGCTTGGCTTTCATGTTCATGAACTGGTCTTTTGTGTAA
- the LOC124916607 gene encoding nuclear transcription factor Y subunit A-7-like isoform X2, translating into MQQLTRTGETKTRQFLINQAVRQIRIHKLPLISILPLRVRLKFDGCVMTSSVHDKSESDEEKPLEDQHQSLSPVVGNGISHPGATPNIPFGTSQIGAGNATGHSTYPYPDPYYRSIFAPYDGHPYPSQPYPAQPMVHLQLMGIQQAGVPLPSDAVEEPVFVNAKQYHGILRRRHSRAKAELENKMLKSRKPYLHESRHQHALRRERGCGGRFLNKKNTEGQEKKDVSSDGDKPPQQGSINLNKNNDEPAS; encoded by the exons ATGCAGCAGCTCACGCGAACAGGGGAGACAAAAACAAGACAGTTTCTAATCAACCAAGCGGTGAGACAAATCAGGATACACAAACTTCCGCTCATCTCAATTCTTCCTTTACGAGTTAG GTTGAAGTTTGACGGTTGTGTAATGACATCTTCAGTCCATGATAAATCTG AGAGCGACGAGGAGAAACCTTTAGAAGATCAGCATCAATCTTTATCCCCCGTGGTTGGGAATGGGATTTCTCATCCTGGCGCAACTCCAAACATTCCGTTTGGCACCTCACAGATTGGAGCCGGAAATGCAACG GGTCATTCAACGTACCCATACCCAGATCCTTATTACAGAAGCATCTTTGCTCCATACGACGGACATCCTTATCCTTCTCAACCATATCCTGCACAGCCAATG GTCCACCTCCAATTGATGGGAATCCAACAAGCTGGCGTTCCTCTGCCGTCAGATGCTGTTGAGGAGCCGGTGTTTGTGAATGCAAAACAGTATCATGGGATACTAAGGCGAAGGCACTCTCGTGCAAAGGCTGAATTGGAGAACAAAATGCTCAAATCTAGGAAG CCATACTTGCATGAATCTCGACATCAGCACGCACTGAGGAGAGAAAGAGGATGCGGAGGACGTTTTCTTAATAAAAAGAATACGGAAGGACAGGAGAAGAAAGATGTATCTTCTGATGGGGACAAACCACCACAACAGGGTAGCATAAACCTGAACAAGAACAACGACGAACCTGCATCTTGA
- the LOC124916607 gene encoding nuclear transcription factor Y subunit A-7-like isoform X1 has translation MQQLTRTGETKTRQFLINQAVRQIRIHKLPLISILPLRVRLKFDGCVMTSSVHDKSGSESDEEKPLEDQHQSLSPVVGNGISHPGATPNIPFGTSQIGAGNATGHSTYPYPDPYYRSIFAPYDGHPYPSQPYPAQPMVHLQLMGIQQAGVPLPSDAVEEPVFVNAKQYHGILRRRHSRAKAELENKMLKSRKPYLHESRHQHALRRERGCGGRFLNKKNTEGQEKKDVSSDGDKPPQQGSINLNKNNDEPAS, from the exons ATGCAGCAGCTCACGCGAACAGGGGAGACAAAAACAAGACAGTTTCTAATCAACCAAGCGGTGAGACAAATCAGGATACACAAACTTCCGCTCATCTCAATTCTTCCTTTACGAGTTAG GTTGAAGTTTGACGGTTGTGTAATGACATCTTCAGTCCATGATAAATCTG GTTCAGAGAGCGACGAGGAGAAACCTTTAGAAGATCAGCATCAATCTTTATCCCCCGTGGTTGGGAATGGGATTTCTCATCCTGGCGCAACTCCAAACATTCCGTTTGGCACCTCACAGATTGGAGCCGGAAATGCAACG GGTCATTCAACGTACCCATACCCAGATCCTTATTACAGAAGCATCTTTGCTCCATACGACGGACATCCTTATCCTTCTCAACCATATCCTGCACAGCCAATG GTCCACCTCCAATTGATGGGAATCCAACAAGCTGGCGTTCCTCTGCCGTCAGATGCTGTTGAGGAGCCGGTGTTTGTGAATGCAAAACAGTATCATGGGATACTAAGGCGAAGGCACTCTCGTGCAAAGGCTGAATTGGAGAACAAAATGCTCAAATCTAGGAAG CCATACTTGCATGAATCTCGACATCAGCACGCACTGAGGAGAGAAAGAGGATGCGGAGGACGTTTTCTTAATAAAAAGAATACGGAAGGACAGGAGAAGAAAGATGTATCTTCTGATGGGGACAAACCACCACAACAGGGTAGCATAAACCTGAACAAGAACAACGACGAACCTGCATCTTGA
- the LOC124916607 gene encoding nuclear transcription factor Y subunit A-7-like isoform X4: MTSSVHDKSESDEEKPLEDQHQSLSPVVGNGISHPGATPNIPFGTSQIGAGNATGHSTYPYPDPYYRSIFAPYDGHPYPSQPYPAQPMVHLQLMGIQQAGVPLPSDAVEEPVFVNAKQYHGILRRRHSRAKAELENKMLKSRKPYLHESRHQHALRRERGCGGRFLNKKNTEGQEKKDVSSDGDKPPQQGSINLNKNNDEPAS; this comes from the exons ATGACATCTTCAGTCCATGATAAATCTG AGAGCGACGAGGAGAAACCTTTAGAAGATCAGCATCAATCTTTATCCCCCGTGGTTGGGAATGGGATTTCTCATCCTGGCGCAACTCCAAACATTCCGTTTGGCACCTCACAGATTGGAGCCGGAAATGCAACG GGTCATTCAACGTACCCATACCCAGATCCTTATTACAGAAGCATCTTTGCTCCATACGACGGACATCCTTATCCTTCTCAACCATATCCTGCACAGCCAATG GTCCACCTCCAATTGATGGGAATCCAACAAGCTGGCGTTCCTCTGCCGTCAGATGCTGTTGAGGAGCCGGTGTTTGTGAATGCAAAACAGTATCATGGGATACTAAGGCGAAGGCACTCTCGTGCAAAGGCTGAATTGGAGAACAAAATGCTCAAATCTAGGAAG CCATACTTGCATGAATCTCGACATCAGCACGCACTGAGGAGAGAAAGAGGATGCGGAGGACGTTTTCTTAATAAAAAGAATACGGAAGGACAGGAGAAGAAAGATGTATCTTCTGATGGGGACAAACCACCACAACAGGGTAGCATAAACCTGAACAAGAACAACGACGAACCTGCATCTTGA
- the LOC124916607 gene encoding nuclear transcription factor Y subunit A-7-like isoform X3: MTSSVHDKSGSESDEEKPLEDQHQSLSPVVGNGISHPGATPNIPFGTSQIGAGNATGHSTYPYPDPYYRSIFAPYDGHPYPSQPYPAQPMVHLQLMGIQQAGVPLPSDAVEEPVFVNAKQYHGILRRRHSRAKAELENKMLKSRKPYLHESRHQHALRRERGCGGRFLNKKNTEGQEKKDVSSDGDKPPQQGSINLNKNNDEPAS; the protein is encoded by the exons ATGACATCTTCAGTCCATGATAAATCTG GTTCAGAGAGCGACGAGGAGAAACCTTTAGAAGATCAGCATCAATCTTTATCCCCCGTGGTTGGGAATGGGATTTCTCATCCTGGCGCAACTCCAAACATTCCGTTTGGCACCTCACAGATTGGAGCCGGAAATGCAACG GGTCATTCAACGTACCCATACCCAGATCCTTATTACAGAAGCATCTTTGCTCCATACGACGGACATCCTTATCCTTCTCAACCATATCCTGCACAGCCAATG GTCCACCTCCAATTGATGGGAATCCAACAAGCTGGCGTTCCTCTGCCGTCAGATGCTGTTGAGGAGCCGGTGTTTGTGAATGCAAAACAGTATCATGGGATACTAAGGCGAAGGCACTCTCGTGCAAAGGCTGAATTGGAGAACAAAATGCTCAAATCTAGGAAG CCATACTTGCATGAATCTCGACATCAGCACGCACTGAGGAGAGAAAGAGGATGCGGAGGACGTTTTCTTAATAAAAAGAATACGGAAGGACAGGAGAAGAAAGATGTATCTTCTGATGGGGACAAACCACCACAACAGGGTAGCATAAACCTGAACAAGAACAACGACGAACCTGCATCTTGA